A single region of the Actinoplanes sp. SE50/110 genome encodes:
- a CDS encoding methyltransferase, producing MLLDFVRAHTVPAPVPFVPEIRLRQADEPIALWEATEAGGTEQPPPFWAFAWAGGQALARHLLDDPGLVAGRSVLDLATGSGLVAVAAAKAGARPVVANDIDPLSLAAAEANAADNGVVIETNEGDLLDGDERYGVVLAGDVFYSREMAGRVLPYLRRAAGRGSLVLVGDPGRAYLPTGLVKRATYDVPVTEALESCTIRTTTVWQVTI from the coding sequence GTGCTACTCGATTTCGTACGCGCCCACACCGTGCCGGCGCCGGTCCCGTTCGTCCCCGAGATCCGGCTCCGGCAGGCCGACGAGCCGATCGCGCTCTGGGAGGCCACCGAGGCCGGCGGGACCGAGCAGCCGCCCCCGTTCTGGGCGTTCGCCTGGGCCGGCGGGCAGGCCCTGGCCCGGCATCTGCTCGACGACCCCGGCCTGGTCGCCGGACGCAGCGTGCTCGACCTGGCCACCGGATCCGGGCTGGTGGCGGTCGCGGCCGCCAAGGCCGGGGCCCGGCCCGTGGTGGCCAACGACATCGACCCGCTGTCGTTGGCCGCGGCCGAGGCCAACGCCGCCGACAACGGAGTGGTGATCGAGACCAACGAGGGCGACCTGCTGGACGGCGACGAGCGGTACGGGGTGGTGCTGGCCGGCGACGTCTTCTACAGCCGGGAGATGGCCGGGCGGGTGCTGCCCTACCTGCGGCGGGCCGCCGGACGGGGATCGCTGGTGCTGGTCGGCGACCCCGGGCGCGCCTACCTGCCGACCGGGCTGGTGAAGCGGGCGACCTATGACGTGCCGGTGACCGAGGCGCTGGAGAGCTGCACGATCCGCACCACCACGGTCTGGCAGGTCACCATCTGA
- a CDS encoding HAD family hydrolase, with translation MIAVAGDGRVAGKGPAVLPAALLLDFGGVLADAPAAQRSASPELVLRIYNLINGVLSPGQIQQAFASGGQAYARWRDEDAPDELLQAEVWERFVIRDWPPAAQVPVRGAIARLSYDWAFRPGWALRPGIREALDAYTAAGVPLAVVSNTLSGAAHRDFLAAAGVGDLFAVQVYSDEAGVRKPNPQMIWNATDVLGVDPRACWFVGDSRRRDVACARRADVARAILMPSGRQDPPGSPEPDVVVEDGHELAELIRW, from the coding sequence ATGATCGCAGTGGCCGGCGACGGTCGGGTGGCGGGTAAGGGGCCGGCGGTGCTCCCGGCCGCTCTCCTGCTGGATTTCGGCGGGGTGCTGGCCGACGCGCCGGCCGCCCAGCGGTCCGCCTCGCCGGAGCTGGTGCTGCGGATCTACAACCTGATCAACGGGGTGCTGTCGCCCGGCCAGATTCAGCAGGCGTTCGCCTCCGGTGGCCAGGCCTATGCCCGCTGGCGCGACGAGGATGCGCCGGACGAGCTGCTCCAGGCCGAGGTCTGGGAACGTTTCGTGATCCGGGACTGGCCCCCGGCCGCGCAGGTGCCGGTCCGCGGGGCGATCGCGAGACTGAGCTACGACTGGGCGTTCCGCCCGGGCTGGGCGTTGCGGCCGGGCATCCGGGAGGCACTCGACGCGTACACCGCGGCCGGTGTCCCGCTGGCCGTGGTCAGCAACACTCTCAGCGGCGCGGCGCACCGGGACTTCCTGGCCGCGGCCGGGGTCGGTGACCTGTTCGCGGTGCAGGTCTACAGCGACGAGGCCGGGGTCCGCAAACCGAACCCGCAGATGATCTGGAATGCCACCGACGTGCTCGGGGTGGATCCGCGGGCCTGCTGGTTCGTCGGGGACAGCCGGCGCCGGGATGTGGCCTGCGCCCGCCGCGCCGACGTGGCCCGGGCGATCCTGATGCCGTCCGGCCGGCAGGATCCGCCGGGCAGCCCCGAGCCGGACGTGGTCGTCGAGGACGGCCACGAACTGGCCGAGTTGATCAGATGGTGA
- a CDS encoding ROK family protein, whose protein sequence is MTFTLTIDCGGGGIKGSVLDDAGTMRAHPIRVPTPYPLPPELFVKTLVDLGGQLPTADRVTVGMPGMIRHGVVVATPHYVTRSGPRTRVDPDLFEAWRGFDARTALAEAFGLPTLVLNDAEVHGAGVVAGTGCELVLTLGTGLGCALFDGGELAPHLEMSQAPVRWGMSYDTYIGEHERRRLGDALWSRRVRNVIDGLRPVFLWDRVYLGGGNSRLITPAQLARMGDDVVVVPNTAGIVGGVRAWTLGQR, encoded by the coding sequence GTGACGTTCACCCTGACGATCGACTGTGGTGGCGGCGGCATCAAGGGTTCGGTGCTGGATGACGCCGGGACGATGCGGGCGCATCCGATCCGGGTGCCGACGCCGTATCCGTTGCCGCCGGAGCTGTTCGTCAAGACTCTGGTGGATCTGGGTGGGCAGCTGCCGACCGCGGACCGGGTGACGGTCGGGATGCCGGGGATGATCCGGCACGGGGTGGTCGTGGCGACCCCGCACTATGTGACGAGGAGCGGGCCCCGCACCAGGGTCGACCCCGACCTGTTCGAGGCGTGGCGCGGGTTCGATGCGCGGACCGCGCTGGCCGAGGCGTTCGGGCTGCCCACGCTGGTGCTCAACGACGCCGAGGTGCACGGCGCCGGGGTGGTCGCCGGGACCGGGTGTGAGCTGGTGCTGACGCTGGGCACCGGGCTGGGCTGCGCGCTGTTCGACGGGGGTGAGCTGGCCCCGCATCTGGAGATGTCGCAGGCGCCGGTGCGCTGGGGGATGTCGTACGACACGTACATCGGGGAGCATGAGCGGCGCCGCCTCGGCGACGCCCTCTGGTCGCGCCGGGTCCGTAACGTGATCGACGGTCTGCGGCCGGTCTTCCTGTGGGACCGGGTCTATCTGGGCGGCGGCAACTCGCGGCTGATCACCCCGGCACAGCTGGCCCGGATGGGCGACGACGTGGTGGTGGTGCCGAACACGGCGGGCATCGTCGGCGGCGTCCGCGCGTGGACCCTGGGCCAGCGATGA
- the bioD gene encoding dethiobiotin synthase: MVLVTGTDTEVGKTITTAAVAAAAQAAGLRVAVVKPGQTGTITGEPTDAETVTRLAGPDTVKMLAEYPEPLAPLAAAKVADLPPLELYEVVDAIRAEADKHDLVLVEGAGGLLVPMGLRPSGEAWTFADLATTLGANVLVVARAGLGTLNHTALTLEALERRGVPAKVILGAWPADPELVHWANLSELVPHLVGALPAGAGSMDPGVFRRSAPGWLTPALHGVLDNWRVWAEEAG, from the coding sequence ATCGTGCTGGTCACCGGGACCGACACCGAGGTGGGGAAGACGATCACCACGGCGGCGGTGGCCGCGGCGGCGCAGGCGGCCGGGCTTCGGGTGGCCGTGGTGAAGCCGGGGCAGACCGGGACGATCACCGGGGAGCCGACCGATGCGGAGACGGTGACCCGGCTGGCCGGGCCGGACACGGTGAAGATGCTGGCCGAGTATCCGGAGCCGCTCGCGCCGCTGGCCGCGGCCAAGGTGGCCGATCTGCCGCCGCTGGAGCTCTACGAGGTCGTGGACGCGATCCGGGCCGAGGCGGACAAGCACGACCTGGTGCTGGTGGAGGGCGCCGGGGGGCTGCTGGTGCCGATGGGATTGCGGCCGTCCGGGGAGGCCTGGACCTTCGCCGACCTGGCGACCACGCTCGGGGCGAACGTGCTGGTGGTGGCGCGGGCGGGGCTGGGCACGCTGAACCATACGGCGCTGACGCTGGAGGCGCTGGAGCGGCGCGGCGTACCGGCGAAGGTGATCCTCGGTGCCTGGCCGGCCGATCCCGAGCTGGTGCACTGGGCGAATCTGAGCGAGCTGGTGCCGCACCTGGTCGGTGCATTGCCGGCCGGCGCCGGGTCGATGGATCCGGGGGTGTTCCGGCGGTCGGCGCCGGGCTGGCTGACTCCGGCGCTGCACGGGGTTCTGGATAATTGGCGGGTGTGGGCCGAGGAAGCGGGCTGA